The DNA sequence GACAATGATTTTACCTAACATGATTAAACTATACTGGAGAATATAATTAACAAACCATAAATTAGTAACAAAAGTTTTCATTACCAACTATAGTAACAACATACAACCacatacaaaaatttaaatcttGTAATGTTTCACACAACTGACAAGAGCATGTACATAGTACATAGAAGCCAACAAAAAGCGCCTCGCAAGATGAGCAACTTATTGGAGTTTGACCTCCATCATTGTTTCCAGAAAAATAATAACTCCTAGCGTTAGAGTCTTGGAGCTGTTTAAGGACAGACACGTAAGAATCAGCCATAGATTTCCCATATTTCTCTCTCGCAATCTGAGTTACACGGATGAGACCTTCCTAGTCCCCTATGAACTTGCTGCTCAAACAGGACCAAAGTCAAATTCATCTCTGCAAAGCAgtaataattcatattaatcGATTTATTagggaaaaaaatataacaaagaaCTTTTCACCAGTAGGGCTTTGCAATATAAGTCGATTTATTAGGAACAAGTTCTTGCGGCTTAACTAGAAGATTATATTGTTCCTTGAACAGAACAAACCCAAGCTGCAACAAAAATAACAACTCGAAATACTATTTATTCACCTCATAGAGTTGTACAAGGGTCATTTATTATGAAACAATTCAATTCATCTAACAAACCTGATCTATTGTAATGAAGCTAAACAATCTGTTAAACTTAAGATCAAATCTTACAGGAAACCTTCTACAGCGGACAAACATCCACTATACATTATaagattattaataaatttatcttgaaTCATCTTAGTAACAGGCTTTGATCGCCTACAACACTCTGCAGAAAGTCACAAACCATGTTTCTGTAGGTCTTAACATGGCAGTCAAAAAGGATTTGTTCCTAAAGGCTCTAATGTATGGTCTACTTCCTTTAGGATTTAACTTCAAATGTTAACATTTATGCGCTCAATCTTAAAAAAAAGCAAATCTGCAAAGCATTTAAGATAGAACAATATGTAAAAAGATTACTAGGCATCAGCAGCAATTACTGACATTATTTTCCGTGATCTTGCAATATTATATAACTAGCACGAAAGTACTTTAATCAGATAGAATCAGAGAAGTGGCATTTTCATCTTGTATCCTCTAATAGTGGCTCCGTTTAATGTGGGGGAAACATCACATGCAATGTTCTGGCTATAGATGCTACTATATATGAACAAGTATCAAGAGTGATAGAAAGAGCTTTCTTATTCTACACAGGTCTCGTACTGTAAAAGAAATTATTTGTATGAACAAAAAACTGACTAATTCTTTTCTTTGCTTTATTATTCAAGCTTCATTATATTGTAGACATATAGATTATAAAGAAAATGGCATCTTCAAAGCAAGTTAAAGTGACTCTGCATTAGTAACTATGCAAAACAGAAAGCATCTTCCAACAATCATAATATGAAGTTTGTATAATAGCCAAAAAGAAATCAAGCAGGAAGGAAAGTGAACAATAGTCAAACAAGACAACAGTACAATTTGGACCAAATGTCCTACAGATACAATTCACTTTACAATGTCCAGTATTAAGAACAATAACATAGTCTGGAAAAACGGGTTGAAggatatttcataaaaacaatGAATCAACTACAGATCGGACTATATATACCAAAAAAATGTTGAATAAATAAACAACTATCCAAAATAACCAAACTCTAAAATCAATCAAACATTAACACAGAAAATAGTAAATTACAAATACCTTGAAATAGTTAAAATCATCGGGAAGCTTGGGAATAACCGAGGGCTTCATCGATCTTATCGCACTTAATTAACACCACAACTTTGCATCATAACGCATCTTCATCACCAGGAGCTACAGATAACACTATCCAGACACCAggaaaaatctcaaaatcacatataataaagaaaaaacacagatataattaatatgaaaaacgACCTTGATCTGAGAGCTTGACGATTTGTTCGCACTCGGCGGCAGCAGCGACGGCCGATTTGggcttttcttttgatttgggAGGCATACAAATATAAATTGAGAAGAGAAGAGAGAGCTGGATAGAGAAGAgacatagagagagagagagagattatgagaagagaatagagcTAGATGgccagagagagaagagaagagaaaagagaaaccGAAGAGCGAGAAGCATAAAGGGGGAAAAGCCTTGGACCTGCTAACtagagatgaagaagaagaaagatacAAAGAGGGGGAAACGAAAATTTGAGCGGATGTTGAAGGGGGGAAACCAAAAATTATGTGGGGCGAATGAAATGCTCAGCTCCAAAGTTTgagataaaaaaattgtattatgaataattaaaatattatattttaatatattgtgtcgtgaattatgaaaaaaaaaatgaactttccaaatatttatatatagttaattatcaaaatatcataaaaatagaattctaagtatataatagtttagtgatatcaaaaataaatattttataattatcatatacgatcttttaacaaaaaaatattagaattattgtgtctagtaaacaaaataattgatCCTAGTAATTGTTGATGTagatatataagaaaattagaaaaataatcttttaatttttttaatattaatcatGTAACAATATTACTCCGTCTGGCGTGACCCGTGCCCTATATTCCTTTATCGGAGTAATTGTTGATGtggaaataaaatatattttggttctctttgtattaaaaaatatatttatattatgcatatatatatgtaaatatctaTTGTTCATTTGTACTATGAAGATAATTTTTTAGTTCGGACGTGAGTATTAGTATgtattttatgtttacaatttataaagtacttaatagaatctttgttatgtatacgattaactctatatttatttataaattattttttttgatgatctaaccgtacggatgtctagaactaacaatattagtcatgtataaaaatacaaaattttttatgtttataattttgtatgtttttttaacaatactagttaAACGTAAAATTTGTCTTATTGcaaaaaggtattttttgtcctgtagcgtctaacagacaacggtttttatacgcacttatgttgtatcattgaaaatgacacaactgttacggaagttataccgttgtaagataatccattgtctaaattagacTCAAACAACGTTTTAGGGATaatccgttgtataaaagtagtgtagacaacggtttatgggaaggaaattgttgtataataaattttcatttttatgagttaaaaattcgcatttcctcgatcaattcttgtttttgtactctttgtattaaaaaatatatttataatatgcatatatgcaaatatgtattgttcatttgtaataccaagATAATTTTATACTTCGGACGtaagtattagtatgtgttttatgtttacaatttataaAGTACTAGAtggaatctttgttatgtataagatgatctctatattaatttttaaatattttcttcgatgatctaaccgtacggatgtcgagaactaacaatatttgtcatgtataaaaaaaatcaaaaatttttaTGCTTATTTTGTATGGTTTTTTAACATTATTAGTTAATCGTAAATTTTGTCTCAttgtaaaaaggtattttttgtcctgtagtgtCTAACACACAACGGTTTTTATAAGCATCTAagttgtatcattgaaaatgacacaacgaTTTATGGGAAGAAAACCGTTGTGTAATAAActttcatttttatgagttcAAAATTCGCATTTTCTTGACCAATACTTGATCTAATGCAAGAGCCTATGACTACTAagaaaatgaatatatttttaaaactttggTTAGGAATTTTGAATGTTTGCATTCTTTTATGcacatttattttctttaaagtCATTCAGTCAGACAACGTTTTACTAGCTAAAGACTTGTCTATAAGGCCATGATACgatgctaacaaaaacacttgtatgttagcttCCCAGTCACACAACACTATATGGAACCCTTGTTTGACCTTTTcgtaaacaacacaacaaataaaacacttgtctcATTACAACAACGGTTTTTCGGAATATTGTCTGAAGTTTCTTCACACATCGGCTCTAAAAACAGTTGTCCAACGtgcatcattacacaataccacagttaagataccgttgtctgattaaatttattagacaacagttttttaaccgttgtaggtcgtaggtgttagacaatagtttttcgaggacGAAAATAAAGTGTTGTGTCTTTGTTTCGGCCAACACTTTTTCCAGCGTCCGTTGTCTGACTAGTGTTGTCTGATgccagttttgttgtagtgatgTACCGTCCCTAGCTGTTAGCTGCAAAGATAAAATCAAGACATGTTGTTCACAAAATGCACATCATGAGGTGCCTCCCCGGTCTTTAAGTGTTGAAAATGTAAAATTCATCGGTCCATTCCTTgacatcattttttatttcttgacAAAGAATAATTCTAACTTGTCATACTTTTTAGTCTTTACCGAAGATGTTTTAACGTAGTTTCCGTTGGCATCATTTGAAATAACGCGTGTATTTTAGCATCAGGACGCCCTTATACTTTTTCAACTTAATTATCAATTCTCTCCGAGATATATTAACGTACCGGATCATTCAGAAGACTGTTAATTtattagtataatattatatttgccGAGATGAAATTTGTAGATAAGAGTTGATCAGGAGACATGATTGGTAACCACAATTAACTGTTTAGCTCCACTAAGACGTACGTGCAATTTAAACGGGTCTTTCAGAGATCATATCAACTTTGAATCTCTTGAAAGCCAATTTGTAAAGATATAACAAAGAAAGCCACAAAAAGAGGTGTTGGTATTGATTTAGAGCCTAAGAtgttttttaaactaaaaaaatgacATGAGTTAAATCGCAATTTGGTCACTCAACTTACTAATTTTTATTGGGTTATTGGTCAATTGCAAGTTTCtgatcagttgagtgaccaaaacgtcTTTTAACCCGAAATGACAATGTATGAGAACATTTGGGTGCCAATATGCGAAAATTTGTTCATTTTTTGTGGTGAGTGCACGCGgataaaagtggacatctaatatATATGGTGGCTTTCACAGTATCTGATGAACACATGACAATTGATCTTTGCAAGTCTGCCTCTTCATACACATGCACTAACATTTGTTAGCTATTGCATAAGTAGTATATAAACACTACTAATGGTAAGGgtaatcatttatattttcaattgagattgcatattttcagaaaaattacACACTTCATATTGAATGGCAGAAATATGGCCTGATCAATCCTTTATGGTTAATGCTAATGCCGTTACTGATGTAGACAAGAAAAATCCAGACAAAAATGTGAAAGCCAGCTTCGTTTTTTCCAAACTTCATGCAGGTTATTTCAGGATAAGTTTATCTCTTGGTAGCCAAGCTCTATTATGGAAAGCACTAAATGAGCACAACCACTCCTCACACTACTATAATCTCCTATCCACTACTTTTCTACTACTTTGGTATCTCTCATTTCTTGTGTCAATTGTTCTGTCAATTCTTTACCTAATGAAGTGCATTTTCTACTTTCGCACCGTGAAAGATGAGTTCCTGCATTTTGTTGGGGTTAACTATATGTTCACTCCCTGGACTTCATGGCTTCTATTGCTTCAATCTTCTCGGGTCCTCGCCCCCCATCATTTCATGTATAAAGGGCTTTGGTTGTTCTTCGTGGTACCACTTCTGGTTCTTGATGTGAAATTATATGGGCAATGGTTTACGACAGAGAAGAGATTTTTATCCCTAGTGGCTAATCCGACAAGCCAAATGTCGGTAATAGGGAACATGGCGGCTGCATGGGCTGCTGCGAAAATGGAGTGGAGAGAAAGTGCTATATGTATGTTTACCTTAGCAATCACACACTATTTGGTCATTTTTGTTACTCTTTATCAGCGTTTGTCAGGTGGGAATCAGCTCCCAGCGAGACTCCGGCCCGTATATTTCTTGTTTGTAGCTGCACCTAGCATGGCAAGCTTGGCTTGGAGCTCTATTCTAGGGAGCTTCGATACACCCTGCAAAATGCTGTTTTTCCTGTCTTTGTTCCTCTTCATATCATTAGTAAGCTTCTTGAAAACTTGCCCCATTATGTTCTATCCATGTGCGGATCTAGAAAAAGGCATGAGGAGCAGGTGTCCcctaattttttcttttacattttttcaccattcaaaattttgcaaaattatagaTGGCccctcaaaaaattaaaaatatataggtgttttccaaaaatttgcttggtgcctCCCAAAGTTTgaatcctagatccgcccctggttCTATCCATGCACGTACTAAATTGTGGAAAATGAAACAGGCATGTAGGCCAGCTTTATTCAAGAAAGCCATGAAAAAGTTCGACCTGGTATGGTGGGCGTACTCGTTTCCTTCAACAATCCTAGCCATGGCCTCTGTGGAATACGCACAAGAAGCGAAGAGTGCGGTAGCATCTGGGCTAATGCTGGTCCTCACCATCATCTCAGTCGCCATTTTCCTGTCCTTGATGCTTTCCACGGCACTAAACATTAACATACTTGGACGACCCACTTATTAGATTGATAATTAGGGTCAATATGACTCCCTTAACACTGCCTGCCATATAATACATGGCCTAATTACTATCATGTCACCAACAAGTTATTATATCGTCTGGGGCacatatatacaatattaatgtgaacccttattagtaataaataaatgctttttcattttttagtcGTGGAATTTGTGCTGCTTTGAAtttaggcttaatgaccttttagccttTGAAGTTTGAATGGAAGTTCCGGaatcgaagtttaaaaacgtacatttcgaccctcaaagtatctcaCGTGTTCGATCCATACTTAAACCGGAAAACATGTCATTGAGTATATATAACACTTTGAGATCACATCTTGGATTCAATAGACTAAACGGGTTTCCCGGCGTGTGCTTAGCTTGTTTAGTTTTTTTATCAGTTTCaatgttattaataataatgacaAGCACAAAAATTCACATCTAAATTCAATATTATTGTTAGTCTGTGTTCATGAACACATGTTAAAAAGGCACTAAATTAAAAGATAAGTATATTTCTATTTAAAGTTAAGATATTCTTATTTACCGGAGACATCTTGCTCTCGTTATTACTATGCTTATGCCATTGTTTTCTATCAAagaatgaattttttaaatatcaaGTATAGAAGTTAATGTCACAATAATAGAGTTTCGAGATGTGTTTAAGACTTGGTTGAAATTGATCCCTAATTAGCATGTGTTTAAGACTTGGTTGAGATTGGTATGTAATCATCTGAACTTCTGAAACTAATATTCAAAACGCATTTTAAGATGaacataaatttttttcttgtttgaaaatttaatcactaatattttatttagaagaaaaaactAAAACTAATTTATAAACTACGTATAATATAGCCGAGCGTTAAAACGTGTTGGTTAGAGATAGACAGCGACTGAGCACCTAAGCTTAGAGTAATGAATCGGATTATTGACTGACAAAGCATGGGTACTCATTAAGAAAGGAGGAATACTCTATTCATGGGAAAGTTTACAGACTTACAAGGCCCCTAACCGATTATATCCTATTAACCTTTTTAGAACCAGGAGTGTGACCCATTAGCCGAGTCTAATATCAAAATCCAGCTTCTTTTCGTGCTTACGTAATCAGACCAGACAAGACAACAACTTCTTAGTTATAACATTAAAACATAGTCGCTTTTTGTAAAAGCGAAATCATAGCCGCAATTCTATTCAATTCCATGCCTCCGCTGCTCCTTTTCACTCCGTATTTTCATGtgcaattcatattttaaaatataattttcatttcttaaTCTCTTCAATTTTTACTTGTTTTGCATCTTggacttctaatatttttagtaatttacataatgttttacacaagttataaaaaatttaataaccgATTAAAACGGTATGACGTGTGTTTGGTTTTGATGAGAACCTATTAGTTACTGCAGGACTTTCATTTACGGTTAACAAATTTTATGCTTCTGATTTTGATGAGCAAGAGTTGTACCACTTACGGCTACAACTTGAGTTTTACAAAGTTGTTATTATTAGGGATGAGAAATTTTAGAATTTATCGACTTTCACTTAATTATGTGTACATCTAGTTGAAACAATTGTAAGGTGAAACATTTTAGTATGATCTATCAGTTGATCTGTCTTGTTTTTTGACTCCCCCCATTTCTACAACTATCACAGAGCGGACATTTTGAGTTATCAAACTAATTAAGATCATTTCCTCGAAATAAAATGAAAGATGATTATTTGAGAGAAACTATGATTCTTAACATTGAAAAAGAATATGGTGAAGAGATTGATCCTGAGGGAGTAATTGACCAATTCTATCCACAAAAAAGTCAACATGTTCAGCTTAAATAATgtgagtatatatattttttaaaatttaaaaccagAAATTGATTACATTTGTTTCAGGCAActttatactatattttttgtatGAGTTTTTCGTCAGGAGTGTGGTCACTTTTCTATCTTGACTAGACATTGTTTAGTTTTATTTAGTGCTTCTGCTTAGGAGCTTTTTCGCAAGGTCTCTCTGTTATTTTTAGAACTCCttagttttaattttctatttatattattatactattttgTAAAACGtttattttatacataaatattgaGTTGTGAATATTTTACGGTCTATTTCACCTAGCCCATCAAATTCCATTCCGCACCTGCAGGCTAGAGCACAAGTACTAATCTTAGGAGGAATACTCTGTTCATGCCTAAATAAGTCGGCAAACTTAAACGCACGGAGTAGTAACAACATATATTCAGCCACGATTCGATACATTACACATTAATACACATACATGccagtactatatatataacagaGTTTACACTAAACAGTCGGAGGAGATCGATACCCGAACATTTCAAATTTCCAAAATCgattcttaaaaaataaaataatggtttttcatattaaaagaattaaataCAATTACATCCTATGAAACTAAGAGCTACCGACAAAGACAAAGAATGACTACGAAATTAAGAGAATGGAGGAATACTCTGTTCA is a window from the Daucus carota subsp. sativus chromosome 8, DH1 v3.0, whole genome shotgun sequence genome containing:
- the LOC108197771 gene encoding S-type anion channel SLAH1, producing MAEIWPDQSFMVNANAVTDVDKKNPDKNVKASFVFSKLHAGYFRISLSLGSQALLWKALNEHNHSSHYYNLLSTTFLLLWYLSFLVSIVLSILYLMKCIFYFRTVKDEFLHFVGVNYMFTPWTSWLLLLQSSRVLAPHHFMYKGLWLFFVVPLLVLDVKLYGQWFTTEKRFLSLVANPTSQMSVIGNMAAAWAAAKMEWRESAICMFTLAITHYLVIFVTLYQRLSGGNQLPARLRPVYFLFVAAPSMASLAWSSILGSFDTPCKMLFFLSLFLFISLACRPALFKKAMKKFDLVWWAYSFPSTILAMASVEYAQEAKSAVASGLMLVLTIISVAIFLSLMLSTALNINILGRPTY